A single window of Rhizobium indicum DNA harbors:
- the puuD gene encoding urate hydroxylase PuuD, with translation MYEYAIAWEWLAFAARWFHVITAIAWIGSSFYFIALDLGLVKRPHLPPGAYGEEWQVHGGGFYHIQKYLVAPAQMPEHLTWFKYESYFTWISGFLMLCIVYYGGADLFLIDRHVLDISPPVAIQISLASLALGWVVYDLLCKSPLGRNTWGLMAVLYVVLVFMAWGYTQLFTGRAAFLHLGAFTATIMSANVFMIIIPNQKIVVADLIAGRVPDPKYGQVAKQRSLHNNYLTLPVIFFMLSNHYPLSFGTQFNWVIAALVFLMGVTIRHWFNTTHARKGRPTWTWIVTVILFILIMWLSTVPKLLTGETDAATVAPAFQQFAGDPHFPAVKQLVSTRCSMCHAAEPVYEGIVRPPNGVMLENDAEIAAHARDIYIQAGRSHAMPPGNITDITPDERKLLVAWFESAVEGKKQ, from the coding sequence ATGTATGAATATGCCATAGCATGGGAATGGCTCGCCTTCGCGGCGCGCTGGTTCCATGTCATTACCGCGATCGCCTGGATCGGATCGTCCTTCTATTTCATCGCGCTCGATCTCGGACTGGTGAAACGCCCGCATCTGCCGCCCGGCGCCTATGGCGAGGAATGGCAGGTCCATGGCGGCGGCTTCTATCATATCCAGAAATATCTGGTGGCGCCCGCCCAGATGCCGGAGCACCTGACCTGGTTCAAATATGAGAGCTATTTCACCTGGATATCAGGCTTCCTGATGCTGTGCATCGTCTATTACGGCGGCGCCGACCTCTTCCTGATCGACCGGCATGTGCTGGATATCAGCCCGCCCGTCGCGATCCAGATCTCGCTGGCATCGCTTGCCCTCGGCTGGGTCGTCTACGATCTGCTCTGCAAGTCGCCGCTCGGGCGGAACACCTGGGGACTGATGGCGGTGCTCTATGTCGTGCTCGTCTTCATGGCCTGGGGCTATACGCAGCTTTTCACCGGCCGCGCCGCCTTCCTGCATCTCGGCGCCTTCACCGCGACGATCATGTCGGCCAACGTCTTCATGATCATCATTCCGAACCAGAAGATCGTCGTCGCCGACCTCATCGCCGGACGGGTTCCCGATCCCAAATATGGGCAGGTCGCCAAGCAGCGCTCGCTACACAATAACTACCTGACGCTGCCCGTCATCTTCTTCATGCTGTCGAACCATTACCCGCTGTCTTTCGGTACGCAGTTCAACTGGGTGATTGCGGCTCTGGTCTTCCTGATGGGCGTCACCATCCGCCACTGGTTCAACACCACGCATGCCAGGAAGGGCCGGCCGACCTGGACCTGGATCGTCACCGTCATCCTTTTCATCCTGATCATGTGGCTTTCGACCGTGCCGAAGCTGCTGACCGGCGAAACCGATGCGGCGACGGTCGCGCCCGCCTTCCAGCAATTCGCCGGCGATCCGCATTTCCCCGCCGTCAAGCAACTGGTCTCGACGCGCTGTTCCATGTGCCACGCGGCCGAGCCGGTCTATGAGGGGATCGTGCGGCCGCCCAACGGGGTGATGCTCGAAAACGACGCGGAAATCGCCGCCCATGCGCGCGATATCTATATACAGGCGGGCCGCAGCCATGCCATGCCGCCCGGCAACATCACCGACATCACGCCGGACGAACGCAAGCTGCTGGTCGCCTGGTTCGAGAGCGCAGTCGAAGGCAAGAAACAATGA
- the gcvA gene encoding transcriptional regulator GcvA: protein MKLSKQFPLNALRVFEAAARLGSFTKAGDELGMTQTAVSYQIKLLEENVGEPLFLRRPRQIALTDTGERLAPKVTEAFAMLHDAMATARDSVEGTLAISSTHTFASKWLAPRLGSFHLKHPAIAVRFQASSDIIDFAREQIDVGIRWGDGNWPGLALHRLMGLEFTPMLSPKLAEAAGGIREPRDLLNFDLFDAGDIWWKQWFEAAGVTETDLDRRPRNQLGSQAVEADAAIAGHGVAILHPAFYAAEIALGRLYQPFELTRSDGKAYWLVYPENRRNVPKIKAFRNWILQEMKAAGN, encoded by the coding sequence ATGAAACTGTCCAAACAATTCCCGCTGAATGCGTTGCGCGTCTTCGAGGCCGCTGCCCGGCTCGGAAGTTTCACCAAGGCGGGCGATGAGCTCGGCATGACGCAGACCGCCGTCAGCTACCAGATCAAGCTGCTGGAGGAGAATGTCGGCGAGCCGCTCTTCCTGCGCCGTCCCCGCCAGATCGCACTGACAGACACCGGCGAGCGGCTGGCGCCGAAGGTGACCGAAGCTTTCGCTATGCTGCACGACGCGATGGCAACAGCCCGCGACAGCGTCGAAGGCACGCTCGCCATCAGTTCGACCCATACCTTCGCCTCGAAGTGGCTGGCGCCGCGCCTCGGCTCCTTCCACTTAAAGCATCCGGCCATCGCGGTGCGCTTTCAGGCGAGTTCGGATATCATCGACTTCGCCCGCGAGCAGATCGATGTCGGCATCCGCTGGGGCGACGGCAACTGGCCGGGGCTGGCGCTGCACCGGCTGATGGGACTGGAGTTTACGCCGATGCTGAGCCCGAAGCTGGCGGAGGCGGCAGGCGGCATCAGGGAGCCACGCGATCTCCTGAACTTCGACCTCTTCGACGCCGGCGACATCTGGTGGAAACAATGGTTCGAGGCAGCCGGCGTTACGGAGACGGATCTCGATCGGCGTCCGCGCAACCAGCTCGGCTCTCAGGCGGTGGAAGCCGATGCGGCGATCGCCGGCCATGGCGTCGCCATCCTTCATCCTGCCTTCTATGCGGCCGAGATCGCGCTCGGCCGGCTCTATCAACCCTTCGAACTGACCCGCAGCGACGGCAAAGCCTACTGGCTCGTCTACCCGGAAAACCGTCGCAACGTGCCCAAGATCAAGGCCTTCCGCAACTGGATCCTCCAAGAGATGAAGGCAGCCGGAAATTGA
- the xdhC gene encoding xanthine dehydrogenase accessory protein XdhC, producing MTDILPFLTAHPDSILVDITGTQGSTPREAGTFMLVSQTALWGTIGGGQFEFMAITNARDMLAGTGGMAEMDIPLGPDIGQCCGGRTQLRFRRVTQAVAEEIGARLTSEIERLPEVYLFGAGHVGRALAMALAPLPLSVTVVETRQEELANLPPETKTRLMPMPEALVKDIPAGGAVVILTHDHALDFLIAREALERTDLAYAGMIGSATKRATFASWLSREGGGERAWLERLTLPIGGAAVRDKRPEVIAAMTAAEILTALGAYRMRSSSQ from the coding sequence ATGACCGACATCCTCCCCTTCCTCACCGCCCACCCCGACAGCATCCTCGTCGACATCACCGGCACACAAGGCTCGACCCCACGCGAGGCCGGTACCTTCATGCTGGTATCGCAAACCGCATTGTGGGGCACGATCGGCGGCGGCCAGTTCGAATTCATGGCGATCACGAATGCGCGGGACATGTTGGCGGGAACCGGCGGGATGGCGGAGATGGATATTCCGCTCGGGCCTGACATCGGTCAGTGCTGCGGTGGGCGCACGCAGCTGCGGTTTCGCCGGGTGACGCAGGCGGTTGCCGAAGAAATCGGAGCCAGGCTAACCAGTGAGATCGAGCGCCTGCCCGAAGTCTATCTCTTCGGCGCCGGCCATGTCGGCCGGGCGCTGGCAATGGCCCTTGCGCCGCTGCCGCTGTCGGTGACGGTCGTCGAAACACGGCAGGAGGAACTTGCCAACCTGCCGCCCGAGACGAAGACGCGGCTCATGCCGATGCCCGAAGCGCTGGTGAAGGATATTCCGGCTGGCGGCGCGGTCGTCATCCTGACGCACGACCACGCGCTGGATTTCCTCATCGCCCGCGAAGCGCTGGAAAGAACGGATCTCGCCTATGCCGGCATGATCGGCTCGGCAACCAAGCGCGCCACCTTCGCCAGCTGGCTTTCCCGTGAAGGCGGCGGTGAGCGTGCCTGGCTCGAGCGGCTGACGCTGCCGATCGGCGGCGCGGCGGTCAGAGACAAGCGCCCTGAAGTGATCGCCGCCATGACCGCCGCCGAGATCCTGACGGCGCTTGGCGCCTACCGCATGCGCTCGTCTTCGCAATAG
- the xdhB gene encoding xanthine dehydrogenase molybdopterin binding subunit → MDKSTFEDRKAIIAGPMHGSLRHDSAHKHVTGTADYIDDIPEPAGLLHGALGLSDRAHAEILSIDLSAVAAYPGVVWVFTGKDVPGVNDVSSNGSHDEPLLAETLVQFHGQPIFAVIAETRNAARRAARLAKIDYRDLPHWSDIDGALANGSPLVITPMTLRRGEPDTEMTNAAMRLKGQMRIGGQEHFYLEGHIATAIPGEDDEVTVWSSTQHPSEIQHIVGHVLDIPSNAVTVNVRRMGGGFGGKETQGNQFAALAAIAAKKLGCAIKFRPDRDEDMSATGKRHDFLVDYELGFDAEGRIHAVDATYAARCGFSSDLSGPVTDRALFHADSSYFYPHVHLTSKPLKTHTVSNTAFRGFGGPQGMLGAERFIEEIAYAVSKDPLDVRKLNFYGQPGSERTLTPYHQEVEDNIIARIVEELEETAEYRARRNAIIAFNRDSRYIRKGIALTPVKFGISFTMTAFNQAGALVHIYQDGSIHLNHGGTEMGQGLYTKVAQVLADSFQVDIDRVKITATTTAKVPNTSATAASSGSDLNGMAAYDAARQIKERLVAFAAEKWDVGAADVVFLPNRVRVGEIEIPFPDFIKQAYFARVQLSAAGFYKTPKIHWDRKAGRGTPFYYFAYGASCTEVSIDTLTGEYLIDRTDILHDVGRSLNPAIDIGQVEGAFVQGLGWLTTEELWWDDKGRLRTHAPSTYKIPLASDRPKIFNVRLAEWSENTEAAVGRSKAVGEPPLMLAISVLEALSMAAASVANYKVCPRLDAPATPERVLMAVERMKQV, encoded by the coding sequence ATGGACAAATCCACCTTCGAAGACCGCAAGGCCATCATCGCAGGCCCGATGCACGGCTCGCTGCGGCATGATTCAGCGCATAAGCATGTCACCGGAACCGCCGATTATATCGACGATATTCCCGAACCCGCAGGTCTGCTGCATGGCGCCCTCGGCCTCTCCGACCGGGCGCATGCCGAAATCCTCAGCATCGACCTTTCCGCGGTCGCCGCCTATCCCGGCGTCGTCTGGGTCTTCACCGGCAAGGACGTGCCCGGCGTCAACGACGTCAGCTCCAACGGCAGCCATGACGAGCCGCTGCTGGCCGAAACTTTGGTTCAGTTTCATGGCCAGCCGATCTTTGCCGTCATCGCCGAGACGCGTAATGCCGCCCGCCGCGCCGCGCGACTGGCAAAGATCGACTATCGCGACCTGCCGCATTGGAGCGATATCGACGGCGCGCTCGCCAATGGCAGCCCGCTCGTCATCACCCCGATGACGCTGCGGCGCGGCGAGCCGGACACGGAAATGACCAATGCCGCCATGCGTCTGAAAGGTCAGATGCGCATCGGCGGGCAGGAGCATTTCTACCTCGAAGGCCATATCGCCACGGCGATCCCTGGCGAGGATGACGAGGTTACCGTCTGGTCCTCGACGCAGCACCCGAGCGAGATCCAGCACATCGTCGGCCACGTGCTCGACATTCCTTCGAACGCCGTGACCGTCAATGTGCGCCGCATGGGCGGCGGCTTCGGCGGCAAGGAGACGCAAGGCAATCAGTTCGCAGCCCTCGCCGCCATCGCCGCCAAAAAGCTCGGCTGCGCGATCAAATTCCGTCCAGACCGCGACGAGGACATGAGCGCCACCGGCAAGCGCCACGATTTCCTCGTCGATTACGAACTCGGCTTCGACGCCGAAGGCCGCATCCACGCGGTCGACGCGACCTATGCTGCGCGTTGCGGCTTCTCCTCGGACCTCTCAGGGCCGGTGACGGACCGTGCCCTCTTCCATGCCGATTCCAGCTATTTCTATCCGCATGTGCATCTGACCTCGAAGCCGCTGAAGACGCACACCGTCTCCAACACAGCCTTTCGCGGCTTCGGTGGCCCGCAGGGCATGCTCGGCGCCGAACGCTTCATCGAGGAGATCGCCTATGCCGTCAGCAAGGACCCGCTCGATGTCCGCAAGCTGAATTTCTACGGCCAGCCGGGTTCGGAGCGCACACTCACCCCCTACCATCAGGAGGTTGAGGACAATATCATCGCCCGCATCGTCGAGGAGCTGGAGGAAACGGCCGAATACCGGGCGCGGCGCAACGCCATCATCGCCTTCAACCGCGACAGCCGCTATATCAGAAAGGGCATCGCGCTGACGCCGGTGAAATTCGGCATCTCCTTCACCATGACCGCCTTCAACCAGGCCGGCGCCCTCGTCCACATCTACCAGGACGGCTCGATCCACCTGAACCATGGCGGCACCGAAATGGGCCAGGGCCTCTATACCAAGGTGGCGCAGGTGCTGGCCGACAGCTTCCAGGTCGATATCGATCGCGTCAAGATCACCGCGACGACGACGGCCAAGGTGCCGAACACCTCGGCCACCGCCGCCTCCTCCGGCTCGGACTTGAACGGCATGGCCGCCTATGACGCCGCCCGCCAGATCAAGGAACGGCTGGTCGCCTTTGCCGCCGAGAAATGGGATGTTGGGGCCGCCGACGTCGTCTTCCTGCCGAACCGCGTGCGGGTCGGCGAGATCGAGATCCCCTTCCCCGATTTCATCAAGCAGGCCTATTTCGCCCGCGTCCAGCTTTCTGCCGCCGGTTTCTACAAGACGCCGAAGATCCACTGGGACCGCAAGGCCGGCCGCGGCACGCCCTTCTATTATTTCGCCTACGGCGCCTCCTGCACCGAGGTTTCGATCGACACGCTGACGGGCGAATATCTGATCGACCGCACCGACATCCTCCACGATGTCGGCCGCTCGCTGAATCCGGCGATCGATATAGGCCAGGTCGAAGGCGCCTTCGTGCAGGGACTGGGCTGGCTGACGACGGAAGAACTCTGGTGGGACGACAAGGGCCGGCTGCGCACCCATGCCCCCTCGACCTACAAGATCCCGCTCGCTTCCGACCGTCCGAAGATCTTCAACGTGCGCCTCGCCGAATGGTCCGAGAACACTGAGGCCGCCGTCGGCCGCTCCAAGGCCGTCGGCGAACCACCCTTGATGCTGGCGATCTCGGTACTGGAAGCCTTGTCGATGGCGGCAGCAAGTGTGGCCAACTACAAGGTCTGCCCGAGGCTCGACGCCCCGGCGACGCCGGAGCGGGTGCTGATGGCGGTCGAGCGGATGAAGCAGGTGTAA
- the xdhA gene encoding xanthine dehydrogenase small subunit produces MNDSIRFILNGEDITLTDVRPTETLLDFLRLKRRLTGTKEGCAEGDCGACTVLVGRLADGKLAYESVNACIRFMGSLHATHVVTVEHLAGRDGALHPVQQALVDCHGSQCGFCTPGFVMSLYGLWLAKEKPSRQEIEKALQGNLCRCTGYEPIVKAAEQVSLMRPSTLFDPLERTRSEIVARLWAMQASGTIRIANGEDRLIVPASMQALAEVLSQEPDAIIVAGATDVGLWVTKQLRRLSPVVFISHLSELQSVTEGEDGVTIGAGVSYTKAFEAISTKIPAIGRLIDRIGGEQVRNMGTIGGNIANGSPIGDSPPPLIALGATLTLRSLQGQRRMPLEDFFIAYGKQDRKPGEFVESVFLPYPAAMSRFAAYKITKRRDEDITAVLGAFLLTLDEAEIVTDIRIAFGGMAATPKRARTVEAALIGKPWTEATIDAARPAFDADYQPLTDWRATAEYRQLTAKNLLTRFYLETVGAPAELKRFEEVA; encoded by the coding sequence ATGAACGACAGCATCCGCTTCATCCTGAATGGCGAGGACATCACGCTCACTGATGTCAGGCCAACCGAGACGCTTCTCGATTTTCTGCGGTTGAAGCGACGCCTGACGGGCACCAAGGAGGGATGCGCGGAGGGCGATTGCGGCGCCTGCACCGTGCTCGTCGGCCGGCTGGCGGACGGCAAGCTCGCCTATGAATCCGTCAATGCCTGCATCCGTTTCATGGGCTCGCTGCACGCCACCCATGTGGTAACGGTCGAGCATCTGGCCGGCAGGGACGGCGCGCTGCATCCGGTGCAGCAGGCATTGGTCGATTGTCATGGCTCGCAATGCGGCTTCTGTACCCCGGGCTTCGTCATGTCACTTTATGGTCTCTGGCTCGCCAAGGAAAAGCCGAGCCGCCAGGAAATCGAAAAGGCGCTGCAAGGCAATCTCTGTCGCTGCACGGGCTATGAGCCGATCGTCAAGGCCGCCGAGCAGGTGAGCCTGATGCGGCCGAGCACGCTCTTCGACCCGCTGGAACGGACGCGCTCTGAAATCGTTGCGCGGCTTTGGGCAATGCAGGCGAGCGGCACGATCAGGATTGCCAATGGCGAAGACCGGCTGATCGTGCCGGCTTCGATGCAGGCACTGGCCGAAGTCCTCTCGCAGGAACCCGACGCAATTATCGTCGCCGGCGCGACCGATGTCGGCCTCTGGGTGACGAAGCAGCTGCGCAGGTTAAGCCCGGTCGTCTTCATCAGCCACCTCAGCGAATTGCAGTCGGTCACGGAAGGCGAGGACGGCGTTACCATCGGCGCTGGCGTCAGCTACACCAAGGCCTTCGAGGCGATCTCCACGAAAATCCCGGCGATCGGGCGGCTGATCGATCGCATCGGTGGCGAGCAGGTGCGCAACATGGGCACGATTGGCGGCAACATCGCCAACGGCTCGCCGATCGGCGACAGCCCGCCACCGCTGATCGCGCTCGGCGCGACACTGACGCTGCGGTCCCTGCAAGGCCAGCGCAGAATGCCGCTCGAGGATTTCTTCATCGCCTATGGCAAGCAGGATCGGAAGCCCGGCGAATTCGTCGAGAGCGTCTTCCTTCCCTATCCGGCAGCAATGAGCCGCTTTGCCGCCTACAAGATCACTAAGCGCCGCGACGAGGACATCACTGCCGTGCTCGGCGCCTTCCTCCTGACGCTCGACGAGGCCGAAATCGTTACCGACATCCGCATCGCCTTCGGCGGCATGGCGGCAACGCCGAAACGCGCCCGCACGGTGGAGGCGGCGCTGATCGGCAAACCATGGACGGAAGCGACGATCGACGCAGCCCGCCCCGCATTCGACGCCGATTACCAACCGCTGACCGACTGGCGCGCCACGGCGGAATACCGCCAGCTGACGGCGAAGAACCTGTTGACGCGGTTCTATCTGGAAACGGTTGGAGCGCCGGCTGAGCTGAAGCGGTTTGAGGAGGTGGCGTGA
- a CDS encoding 3-hydroxybutyrate dehydrogenase, which yields MSRTVVVTGSTSGIGLAIATAFAETGDNIVINGFGKADEIKVIVERLESFSKGRALYHPADMTKPAEIADLIETAAKTFGGVDVLVNNAGIQHVEKIEDFPIEKWDQIIAINLSSSFHTMRAAIPLMKAKKYGRIINIASAHGLVASPFKSAYVAAKHGILGLTKTGGLELAEFGVTVNAICPGYVLTPLVEKQIPDTAKARGMTEEQVKSEVILKAQPTHEFVKAEEIGALSLYLASDAARQVTGTHISIDGGWTAA from the coding sequence ATGAGCAGAACAGTCGTAGTCACCGGTTCCACCAGCGGCATCGGCCTTGCGATCGCCACTGCCTTCGCCGAAACCGGCGACAACATCGTCATCAACGGTTTCGGAAAGGCCGATGAAATCAAGGTGATCGTCGAACGGCTTGAATCATTCTCCAAAGGCCGGGCGCTCTATCATCCGGCCGACATGACCAAGCCCGCCGAGATCGCCGACCTGATCGAAACCGCAGCCAAGACCTTCGGCGGCGTCGATGTCCTGGTCAACAATGCCGGCATCCAGCACGTCGAGAAGATCGAGGATTTCCCGATCGAGAAATGGGACCAGATCATCGCGATCAATCTGTCGAGTTCTTTTCATACCATGCGCGCCGCGATCCCGCTGATGAAGGCGAAAAAGTACGGCCGCATCATCAACATCGCCTCCGCCCACGGGCTCGTCGCCTCCCCGTTCAAATCCGCCTATGTCGCGGCAAAACATGGTATATTAGGCCTGACGAAGACGGGAGGGCTGGAGCTTGCCGAATTCGGCGTGACCGTTAACGCCATCTGCCCCGGCTACGTGCTGACACCGCTCGTCGAGAAGCAGATACCGGATACCGCCAAGGCCCGCGGCATGACCGAGGAACAGGTAAAGAGCGAGGTCATCCTCAAGGCGCAGCCGACGCATGAATTCGTCAAGGCCGAGGAAATCGGCGCGCTATCGCTCTACCTTGCCAGCGATGCGGCCCGGCAGGTGACCGGAACGCATATCTCGATTGACGGTGGCTGGACGGCGGCTTAA
- the glpK gene encoding glycerol kinase GlpK: MRGYVLAIDQGTTSTRAIVFDGDMHVAGKGQKEFTQIYPRSGWVEHGPEEIWDSVVSTVKAALRDAGIEAKDLAALGITNQRETVVVWERETGRPIQNAIVWQDRRTASYCENLKRQDLERLFTRKTGLILDPYFSGTKLSWMLANVKGARARAARGDLCFGTIDTFLIWRLTGGKSFVTDATNASRTLMYNIAVNAWDEDLLDILRVPAAMLPEVKDCAADFGTVDPDIFGAAIPILGVAGDQQAATIGQACFAPGMMKSTYGTGCFALLNTGADMVRSKNRLLTTIAYRLNGETTYALEGSIFIAGAAVQWLRDGLGIIGSAAETNALAESADPTQEVYLVPAFTGLGAPHWDAKARGAIFGLTRNSGPAELSRAALEAVCYQTRDLLDAMQKDWKNGTEDTVLRVDGGMVASNWTMQRLADLLDAPVDRPVILETTALGAAWLAGSRAGVWPDRDGFSATWKRDRRFEPEMDEKVRAAKLKGWKNAVKRTLSEG, from the coding sequence ATGCGCGGATATGTTCTGGCGATCGATCAGGGAACGACGTCGACGCGGGCGATCGTCTTCGATGGCGACATGCATGTCGCCGGCAAGGGCCAGAAGGAATTCACACAGATCTATCCGCGCTCCGGCTGGGTCGAGCACGGTCCTGAGGAGATCTGGGATTCGGTCGTCTCCACCGTCAAGGCGGCACTGCGCGATGCCGGGATCGAGGCCAAGGATCTTGCCGCACTCGGCATCACCAACCAGCGCGAAACCGTCGTGGTCTGGGAGCGCGAGACGGGCCGGCCGATCCAGAATGCCATCGTCTGGCAGGACCGGCGCACGGCAAGCTATTGCGAAAATCTGAAAAGGCAGGATCTCGAGCGGCTGTTCACGAGGAAGACTGGGCTGATCCTCGATCCCTATTTTTCCGGCACCAAACTCTCCTGGATGTTGGCTAACGTGAAGGGCGCGCGGGCGCGCGCTGCCAGGGGCGATCTCTGCTTCGGCACGATCGACACCTTCCTGATCTGGCGGCTGACGGGCGGTAAAAGCTTCGTCACCGATGCCACCAATGCCTCGCGCACGCTGATGTACAACATTGCCGTAAACGCGTGGGACGAGGATCTGCTCGATATTCTGAGGGTCCCCGCCGCCATGCTGCCGGAGGTCAAGGATTGCGCCGCGGATTTCGGCACGGTCGATCCTGATATCTTCGGTGCTGCCATCCCCATCCTCGGCGTTGCCGGCGACCAGCAGGCGGCGACCATCGGCCAGGCATGTTTTGCACCGGGTATGATGAAATCGACTTATGGCACCGGCTGTTTCGCGCTGCTCAACACCGGTGCCGATATGGTGCGTTCCAAAAATCGGCTGCTGACCACCATCGCCTATCGCCTGAACGGCGAGACAACCTATGCGCTGGAGGGTTCGATCTTCATCGCGGGTGCGGCCGTGCAGTGGCTGCGGGACGGGCTCGGGATCATCGGCAGCGCGGCGGAGACCAACGCGCTTGCCGAAAGCGCCGATCCGACCCAGGAGGTCTATCTCGTGCCCGCCTTCACCGGCCTCGGCGCACCGCATTGGGATGCCAAGGCACGCGGCGCGATCTTCGGGTTGACGCGCAACAGCGGTCCGGCGGAACTCTCCCGGGCGGCGCTGGAAGCCGTCTGCTATCAGACCCGCGATCTGCTCGACGCCATGCAGAAGGACTGGAAAAACGGCACTGAAGACACGGTGTTGCGCGTCGACGGCGGCATGGTTGCTTCCAACTGGACGATGCAGCGCCTTGCCGATCTGCTCGATGCGCCGGTCGACCGTCCGGTCATTCTCGAGACGACGGCGCTGGGGGCCGCCTGGCTCGCCGGGAGCCGGGCAGGGGTTTGGCCGGACAGGGACGGTTTTTCGGCGACCTGGAAACGCGATCGGCGGTTTGAGCCCGAGATGGACGAGAAGGTGCGGGCGGCAAAGCTCAAGGGTTGGAAGAATGCGGTTAAGCGGACGCTGAGCGAGGGGTAA
- a CDS encoding GlxA family transcriptional regulator, producing the protein MTRTKTIAILAVPGVQLLDVSGPLDVFAEANVQAGSEIYRPVVIAISHGHIRSSSGVRLVADYFIGDNIGAVDTLLVAGCPNAADIQPDAAMVAWLRSAAPEARRYGSVCSGAFLLAATGLLDGRRVTTHWAVADRLAEAYPDIMVEADAIHVRDGQLRTAAGVTAGLDLALALVEEDLGHEIAMKVAGQLVMFFKRPGGQMQFSRKGEAAPAGRSALQEVQRWVAANPAADHSVATLAQRMELSPRHFARLFREEVGMTPAAWVEAARITAARRLLEEGHAPKQVAVECGFADADTLRRAFARQIGVTPAEYRKRHAKVHLGALENA; encoded by the coding sequence GTGACCAGAACGAAGACCATTGCCATTCTCGCCGTGCCGGGCGTCCAACTTCTCGATGTCTCGGGGCCGCTAGACGTTTTTGCCGAAGCCAATGTGCAGGCAGGCAGCGAGATCTACCGGCCCGTGGTGATCGCCATATCTCACGGTCATATCCGCAGTTCCTCCGGCGTTCGGCTGGTGGCGGACTACTTCATCGGCGACAATATCGGCGCGGTGGATACGCTGCTGGTCGCCGGCTGTCCGAATGCGGCGGATATTCAACCGGATGCCGCGATGGTCGCCTGGCTGCGCTCGGCCGCACCTGAGGCAAGGCGATACGGCTCCGTCTGCAGCGGCGCCTTCCTGCTTGCGGCAACCGGCCTTCTCGACGGCCGCCGCGTCACCACCCACTGGGCTGTCGCCGACAGATTGGCCGAAGCCTATCCTGACATCATGGTGGAGGCGGACGCCATCCATGTGAGGGATGGCCAGTTGCGAACCGCAGCCGGCGTCACCGCCGGGCTCGATCTTGCGCTGGCGCTCGTCGAGGAGGACCTCGGCCATGAGATCGCCATGAAGGTGGCGGGCCAGTTGGTGATGTTCTTCAAGCGGCCGGGCGGGCAGATGCAGTTCAGCCGCAAGGGCGAAGCGGCACCTGCTGGCCGCTCGGCACTGCAAGAGGTCCAGCGCTGGGTCGCCGCCAATCCCGCAGCCGATCACAGCGTCGCGACGCTGGCGCAACGGATGGAATTGAGCCCCCGCCACTTCGCTCGGCTGTTCCGCGAGGAAGTCGGCATGACACCCGCGGCTTGGGTGGAGGCCGCCCGCATCACCGCCGCACGGCGCCTGCTGGAAGAAGGCCATGCACCGAAGCAAGTCGCTGTCGAATGCGGCTTTGCCGATGCCGATACGCTGCGCCGAGCTTTCGCAAGGCAGATCGGCGTGACGCCGGCCGAATACCGCAAGCGCCATGCCAAGGTGCATCTCGGCGCGCTGGAAAATGCCTGA
- a CDS encoding HD domain-containing protein: MTLTIDGISIPDSKLAREVTEVVRDTASPLLFHHSSRVYYFGALAGKQRGLRFDPELLYTGAMFHDMGLTHQHSSADERFEVDGANAARDFLKSRGIAQDDIDTVWTAIALHTTPGIPQHMHPVVALVTAGVEMDVLGLTYKDYSDQQREAVVHAHPRGEHFKENIIQTFYEGIKHKPETTFGNVKADVLADKDPHFHRGNFCSVIRCSHWAS; this comes from the coding sequence ATGACCCTGACGATCGACGGCATCAGCATTCCCGACAGCAAGCTGGCGCGAGAGGTGACGGAGGTGGTGCGAGACACTGCATCGCCGCTGCTCTTCCACCATTCCAGCCGTGTATATTATTTCGGCGCGCTGGCCGGCAAACAGCGCGGCCTCCGCTTCGATCCGGAGCTGCTTTATACTGGCGCAATGTTCCATGACATGGGGCTCACCCACCAGCACAGCAGCGCGGATGAGCGTTTCGAGGTCGACGGCGCCAATGCGGCGCGCGATTTCCTGAAGAGCCGCGGCATTGCCCAGGACGATATCGACACAGTCTGGACGGCGATCGCGCTGCATACGACGCCGGGCATTCCGCAGCATATGCATCCTGTCGTGGCACTGGTGACGGCTGGTGTCGAGATGGATGTGCTCGGGCTGACCTACAAGGACTACAGCGATCAGCAGCGCGAAGCGGTGGTGCATGCCCATCCGCGCGGCGAGCACTTCAAGGAAAATATTATCCAGACCTTCTATGAAGGCATCAAGCACAAGCCGGAGACCACCTTCGGCAACGTCAAGGCCGATGTTCTGGCCGACAAGGATCCGCACTTCCACCGCGGCAATTTCTGCAGCGTCATTCGTTGCTCGCACTGGGCAAGCTGA